A single Phragmites australis chromosome 4, lpPhrAust1.1, whole genome shotgun sequence DNA region contains:
- the LOC133916577 gene encoding glucan endo-1,3-beta-glucosidase 7-like isoform X2, with translation MSTSFGKLRLYEPQPGLVAALAGSNISILLGVPNGDVPNLASSPAAAASWAAANIPTTVPVSAISVGNELLNSGDPTLAPQLLPAMQNLLAALPTGSTTKISTVHSMAVLASSDPPSSGAFHTELAGSLDPVLDFLHQHGAPFMINPYPYFAYTSDTRPETLAFCLFQPNPGRVDAVSGLTYMNMFDAQLDAIRAALDAKGYSDVEIVIAETGWPYKGDADEAGATVDNAKAYNGNLVAHLKSQVGTPRTPGKSVDTYIFALYDEDLKPGPASERSFGLYQTDLTANYDIGLAKGGSTAAPTSLTPTPAQGTPQPSKGATPTGFCVTTAGVPGSTQGQQAQQSSSCYLQAGAVSRRADDGTWRLVWFGVFLCLAMVAGK, from the exons ATGTCGACGTCCTTCGGCAAGCTCCGACTCTACGAGCCCCAGCCGGGCCTCGTCGCCGCGCTCGCGGGCTCCAACATCTCCATCCTCCTCGGCGTCCCCAACGGCGACGTCCCGAACctcgcctcctccccggccgccgCAGCGTCCTGGGCCGCCGCCAACATCCCCACCACGGTGCCCGTCTCCGCCATCTCCGTCGGCAACGAGCTGCTCAACTCCGGCGACCCCACCCTCGCGCCCCAGCTCCTCCCCGCCATGCAGAACCTCCTCGCCGCGCTCCCCACCGGCTCAACCACCAAG ATCTCCACCGTGCACTCCATGGCCGTGCTCGCGTCGTCGGACCCGCCGTCCTCCGGCGCGTTCCACACGGAGCTCGCCGGCAGCCTCGACCCGGTACTGGACTTCCTGCACCAGCACGGCGCGCCGTTCATGATCAACCCGTACCCGTACTTCGCGTACACCTCCGACACGCGGCCCGAGACGCTGGCGTTCTGCCTGTTCCAGCCCAACCCGGGCCGTGTCGACGCCGTGTCCGGGCTCACCTACATGAACATGTTCGACGCGCAGCTGGACGCCATCCGCGCGGCGCTGGACGCCAAGGGTTACAGCGACGTGGAAATCGTCATCGCCGAGACCGGGTGGCCGTACAAGGGGGACGCCGACGAGGCCGGCGCCACGGTGGACAACGCCAAGGCGTACAACGGCAACCTCGTGGCTCACCTCAAGTCGCAGGTCGGCACGCCGCGGACGCCCGGCAAGTCGGTGGACACGTACATCTTCGCGCTCTACGACGAGGACCTCAAGCCCGGGCCGGCGTCAGAGCGGTCGTTCGGGCTGTACCAGACTGACCTGACGGCGAACTACGACATCGGCCTCGCGAAAGGTGGCAGCACGGCAGCCCCGACCAGTCTAACTCCAACTCCGGCACAG GGCACGCCGCAGCCGAGCAAAGGGGCCACGCCGACGGGGTTCTGTGTGACGACGGCAGGCGTGCCGGGCAGCACGCAAGGCCAACAGGCGCAGCAGAGCAGCTCGTGCTACCTCCAGGCCGGCGCCGTGTCGCGGCGAGCTGACGACGGCACTTGGCGCCTTGTTTGGTTTGGTGTTTTCCTGTGCCTGGCAATGGTTGCCGGCAAGTAG
- the LOC133916577 gene encoding glucan endo-1,3-beta-glucosidase 7-like isoform X1, whose translation MEIKRWLDFATILGLLQTLLFHLATSQSFIGVNYGTIADNLPPPASTASLLMSTSFGKLRLYEPQPGLVAALAGSNISILLGVPNGDVPNLASSPAAAASWAAANIPTTVPVSAISVGNELLNSGDPTLAPQLLPAMQNLLAALPTGSTTKISTVHSMAVLASSDPPSSGAFHTELAGSLDPVLDFLHQHGAPFMINPYPYFAYTSDTRPETLAFCLFQPNPGRVDAVSGLTYMNMFDAQLDAIRAALDAKGYSDVEIVIAETGWPYKGDADEAGATVDNAKAYNGNLVAHLKSQVGTPRTPGKSVDTYIFALYDEDLKPGPASERSFGLYQTDLTANYDIGLAKGGSTAAPTSLTPTPAQGTPQPSKGATPTGFCVTTAGVPGSTQGQQAQQSSSCYLQAGAVSRRADDGTWRLVWFGVFLCLAMVAGK comes from the exons CGTCGCAGTCGTTCATCGGCGTCAACTACGGGACGATCGCCGACAACCTCccgccgccggcgtcgacgGCCAGCCTCCTCATGTCGACGTCCTTCGGCAAGCTCCGACTCTACGAGCCCCAGCCGGGCCTCGTCGCCGCGCTCGCGGGCTCCAACATCTCCATCCTCCTCGGCGTCCCCAACGGCGACGTCCCGAACctcgcctcctccccggccgccgCAGCGTCCTGGGCCGCCGCCAACATCCCCACCACGGTGCCCGTCTCCGCCATCTCCGTCGGCAACGAGCTGCTCAACTCCGGCGACCCCACCCTCGCGCCCCAGCTCCTCCCCGCCATGCAGAACCTCCTCGCCGCGCTCCCCACCGGCTCAACCACCAAG ATCTCCACCGTGCACTCCATGGCCGTGCTCGCGTCGTCGGACCCGCCGTCCTCCGGCGCGTTCCACACGGAGCTCGCCGGCAGCCTCGACCCGGTACTGGACTTCCTGCACCAGCACGGCGCGCCGTTCATGATCAACCCGTACCCGTACTTCGCGTACACCTCCGACACGCGGCCCGAGACGCTGGCGTTCTGCCTGTTCCAGCCCAACCCGGGCCGTGTCGACGCCGTGTCCGGGCTCACCTACATGAACATGTTCGACGCGCAGCTGGACGCCATCCGCGCGGCGCTGGACGCCAAGGGTTACAGCGACGTGGAAATCGTCATCGCCGAGACCGGGTGGCCGTACAAGGGGGACGCCGACGAGGCCGGCGCCACGGTGGACAACGCCAAGGCGTACAACGGCAACCTCGTGGCTCACCTCAAGTCGCAGGTCGGCACGCCGCGGACGCCCGGCAAGTCGGTGGACACGTACATCTTCGCGCTCTACGACGAGGACCTCAAGCCCGGGCCGGCGTCAGAGCGGTCGTTCGGGCTGTACCAGACTGACCTGACGGCGAACTACGACATCGGCCTCGCGAAAGGTGGCAGCACGGCAGCCCCGACCAGTCTAACTCCAACTCCGGCACAG GGCACGCCGCAGCCGAGCAAAGGGGCCACGCCGACGGGGTTCTGTGTGACGACGGCAGGCGTGCCGGGCAGCACGCAAGGCCAACAGGCGCAGCAGAGCAGCTCGTGCTACCTCCAGGCCGGCGCCGTGTCGCGGCGAGCTGACGACGGCACTTGGCGCCTTGTTTGGTTTGGTGTTTTCCTGTGCCTGGCAATGGTTGCCGGCAAGTAG